One Cololabis saira isolate AMF1-May2022 chromosome 12, fColSai1.1, whole genome shotgun sequence DNA window includes the following coding sequences:
- the LOC133457303 gene encoding neural cell adhesion molecule L1-like protein isoform X6, translated as MRLMGSLLLVLLWAFTSRATGLSIPLEVEQPPTIISHTTSPVIALPFDNTITIRCEATGNPPPIYRWTKDGQDLILPNITTIRADHTDGTLMFHNKHFLQFQGIYRCLASNKLGTAMTGDIKIIVSTPPKFPKEALDPVVVEQGEPIILECNPPQGVPPRQIYWMSIGLRHIEQDERVSMGTNGNLYFSYALHKDSREDYCCFAAFHKIRTIVQKSAMAVVVKSYNDSSESGEASESGGPPVRAPSLLLPSGVQSAKVLLKGEDLQLECIPGGFPTPSVTWMKMGDSLSDRVKLSNFQKLLSIPSVDEKDQGKYMCTAENSAGKAVHYFDVIVREPPTWLAEPPPTQLTVITSDVHIKCSVRGRPPPDITWRRNGELFRDDPETNRRVLDDTLVIHNARPEDSGVYQCEASNSHGSILANVNVMVMNLAPFILTKDFQEYAVILGGDVVMNCSVFSSPPSSISWNKNGTDIEGGRVVGLENRQSLKIISTEKDDSGRYVCVAKNTEGTSSVTAVLDVKDPTKIVSPPQDVQIVSGTSTQLMCVAEYDKSLQDTFEVVWRKNGEEISLTPEENSRYIMEGDMLQIMNVNLDDQGMYTCVAKTSLDEDNASALITVLDVPDAPTRLKISEVKNPRNITLSWEPGSDHNSSVTEFVVEYEETQWEPGRWKELQKVPGNQATAEPALHGHLNYQFRVYAVNAVGPGPPSEPTERYKTPSAAPDRNPENIKIEGHLPHQMDVSWEPLRSIECNGPGLEYKLSYRKLGVEDMWEEQLVRRPSFVVRNTSTFVPYEIRVQSRNSLGWGPEPKTVTGYSGEDVVFWHCLRENVSVPTAAPRDIGVEVVNTTVLRVSWTPVPPATVRGHLGGYNVHWVKRKSLLNPGKTFNVHNYMSFPGKRSHAIVPGLEPFSEYKLTVNVFNKKGNGPRSDPVTFSTPEGVPGLVPILTASNSHADSVLLVWGPPLEANGVLSGYLLRYHLLNETSLEVIDSREMNITEADITQWHLRGLEGDSLYRFHLSACTRAGCGPPMAQESRTVAAADLNSFLSVPSSIPSNSTHPPLVPALLNISSYVSDTYAKISWTAAEEHGDSQLYVAYMNNRDGIWYFSEAVNTSQSFHVIDGLKPGTLYTVRLMAKKLLDNASIFEDVIETRVKGVANPSRDFSTERWFIGTMCAVALLTLVALVACFLRKNKGGKYAGTLPPQQLDMFSMEKVKEKEDVNPDTESQEMNDDAFYEYSKPRIQELYQDQPGSQCSHHLMG; from the exons ATGAGGTTGATGGGCAGCCTGCTGTTGGTTCTGCTCTGGGCTTTCACCTCCAGGGCCACAGGCCTCAGCATTCCTCTGGAAG TGGAGCAGCCTCCAACCATAATAAGTCACACAACAAGTCCTGTTATTGCGCTTCCTTTCGACAACACCATTACTATCAGATGTGAAGCAACTGGGAACCCACCACCAAT ATACAGATGGACAAAGGATGGCCAAGACTTAATCTTGCCGAACATCACAACAATCAGAGCAGACCACACAGATGGAACTTTGATGTTTCACAACAAGCACTTCCTCCAGTTCCAGGGTATATACAGATGCTTAGCTTCCAACAAGTTAGGAACTGCCATGACGGGGGATATCAAGATCATAGTTTCAA CTCCTCCAAAGTTTCCAAAGGAAGCACTTGATCCAGTTGTTGTTGAGCAGGGGGAACCAATCATCCTGGAGTGTAACCCTCCACAAGGTGTCCCCCCTCGTCAGATCTACTGGATGAGCATTG GTCTCCGGCACATCGAGCAGGATGAGAGAGTTTCCATGGGAACCAATGGCAACCTGTACTTCTCCTATGCCTTACACAAAGACAGTCGTGAAGACTACTGTTGCTTTGCTGCCTTCCACAAAATTCGCACCATTGTCCAGAAAAGCGCCATGGCTGTCGTGGTTAAGAGCT ACAATGATTCCTCTGAAAGCGGCGAAGCGAGTGAGT CCGGAGGCCCCCCAGTGAGAGCACCTAGCCTGCTGCTGCCCTCTGGTGTCCAGTCAGCAAAGGTTTTGTTGAAAGGAGAAGATCTGCAGCTCGAGTGCATACCAGGAGGATT TCCCACTCCCAGCGTGACGTGGATGAAAATGGGCGACAGTCTGTCTGATCGGGTGAAACTGAGCAATTTCCAAAAGCTGCTTTCCATACCTTCTGTAGACGAGAAGGATCAGGGAAAATACATGTGCACAGCTGAAAACTCTGCTGGAAAGGCCGTCCACTACTTTGACGTAATAGTGCGAG AGCCGCCGACGTGGCTGGCGGAGCCTCCGCCGACCCAGCTGACTGTGATCACCTCCGACGTTCACATAAAGTGCTCGGTTAGAGGAAGACCACCGCCAGACATAACGTGGAGGAGGAATGGAGAACTATTTAGAG ACGACCCAGAGACCAACAGGCGAGTGCTTGATGATACTTTGGTGATTCATAATGCCAGACCAGAGGACAGCGGCGTCTACCAGTGCGAGGCCTCCAACAGTCATGGCAGCATTCTGGCCAACGTCAACGTCATGGTCATGA ACTTGGCTCCTTTCATACTGACGAAGGACTTCCAAGAGTACGCTGTGATCCTGGGAGGGGACGTCGTCATGAACTGCAGCGTTTTCAGCTCTCCACCATCCAGCATCTCTTG GAACAAAAATGGGACAGACATCGAAGGGGGACGGGTTGTTGGCCTGGAAAACAGACAATCATTGAAAATAATCAGCACAGAAAAGGATGACAGTGGGAGATATGTTTGCGTGGCCAAAAACACCGAGGGCACGTCATCCGTCACTGCTGTCCTGGATGTGAAAG ATCCCACAAAAATAGTAAGCCCCCCTCAGGATGTGCAGATCGTCAGTGGCACCTCGACTCAGTTGATGTGCGTGGCGGAGTATGATAAGAGTCTGCAGGACACTTTTGAGGTGGTGTGGAGGAAGAATGGGGAAGAGATATCACTCACCCCTGAGGAAAATTCCAG ATACATAATGGAAGGCGACATGCTGCAGATCATGAACGTGAACCTGGATGACCAGGGAATGTATACATGCGTTGCTAAAACAAGTCTAGATGAGGACAATGCTTCTGCGCTAATAACAGTGCTGG atgttcctgatgcTCCAACGAGATTAAAGATATCTGAAGTTAAGAATCCAAGAAACATTACACTGTCTTGGGAACCAGGGAGTGATCACAACAGCTCTGTAACAG AATTTGTAGTGGAGTATGAGGAGACTCAATGGGAGCCCGGCAGGTGGAAGGAGCTCCAGAAAGTTCCTGGTAACCAGGCAACAGCTGAGCCGGCGCTCCACGGACACCTTAACTATCAGTTTAGAGTTTACGCCGTTAACGCCGTCGGACCTGGACCCCCCAGTGAGCCAACTGAGAGATACAAAACACCTTCTGCTG CACCTGACAGAAACCcagaaaacatcaaaattgaAGGACATCTTCCTCATCAGATGGATGTAAGCTGGGAG CCACTGCGGTCCATTGAATGCAACGGACCGGGCCTTGAATACAAGTTGAGCTACCGCAAACTGGGGGTGGAAGACATGTGGGAGGAGCAGCTTGTGAGAAGACCCTCGTTTGTTGTGAGGAACACAAGCACTTTTGTCCCCTACGAGATCAGAGTTCAGAGCAGGAACAGCCTCGGGTGGGGTCCAGAACCTAAAACTGTTACAGGTTACTCTGGTGAAGATG TTGTCTTTTGGCACTGTCTGCGGGAAAATGTGTCAG TTCCCACTGCGGCACCGCGGGACATAGGAGTGGAGGTGGTCAACACCACAGTTCTGAGAGTTAGCTGGACCCCGGTTCCTCCTGCCACTGTGCGAGGTCATCTCGGTGGCTATAAT GTTCACTGGGTAAAAAGGAAAAGTCTTCTGAATCCAGGGAAGACTTTTAATGTCCACAATTACATGTCTTTTCCCGGAAAAAGGAGTCACGCTATTGTGCCAGGGCTTGAACCTTTCTCAGAGTACAAACTCACCGTCAACGTGTTTAACAAGAAAGGAAATGGGCCCAGGAGCGATCCTGTCACCTTCAGCACCCCAGAGGGAG TTCCAGGGTTAGTGCCTATCCTAACCGCCTCCAACAGTCATGCTGACTCCGTTCTTCTGGTATGGGGACCACCGCTGGAGGCAAATGGCGTCCTGTCCGGTTATCTCCTGCGGTACCACCTCC TAAATGAGACTTCACTTGAGGTGATTGATTCCCGGGAGATGAACATCACGGAGGCTGACATCACCCAGTGGCACCTTAGGGGACTGGAGGGAGACAGTCTCTACCGCTTTCACCTCAGTGCCTGCACTCGAGCGGGTTGTGGACCTCCAATGGCCCAGGAGAGCAGGACTGTAGCGGCAGCAG ACCTCAACAGCTTTCTATCTGTTCCCAGCTCTATCCCGAGCAATTCTACTCATCCTCCTTTAG TTCCAGCCCTGTTGAACATAAGCTCCTATGTGAGTGACACCTATGCCAAAATCAGCTGGACTGCCGCAGAGGAGCATGGGGACTCGCAGCTTTATGTGGCTTATATGAATAACC GTGATGGTATCTGGTACTtctcagaggctgtaaacacCTCTCAGAGTTTCCACGTAATTGATGGGCTCAAACCCGGGACGCTGTACACCGTACGCCTCATGGCCAAGAAACTACTTGATAATGCTAGCATATTTGAGGACGTTATCGAGACACGAGTCAAAG GTGTGGCAAATCCATCAAGAGACTTTTCAACTGAGCGCTGGTTCATTGGGACCATGTGTGCTGTGGCACTGCTCACCCTTGTTGCACTCGTGGCCTGCTTTCTACGGAAAAACAAAGGTGGCAAATATGCAGGTACGCTGCCACCCCAGCAACTAGACATGTTCTCCATGGAAAAAG TGAAAGAGAAGGAGGATGTCAACCCTGACACCGAGTCACAAGAAATGAATGACGACGCCTTCTATGAATACAG CAAGCCACGCATTCAGGAGCTTTACCAGGATCAGCCTGGAAGCCAGTGTTCTCATCATTTAATGGGATAG
- the LOC133457303 gene encoding neural cell adhesion molecule L1-like protein isoform X8: MRLMGSLLLVLLWAFTSRATGLSIPLEVEQPPTIISHTTSPVIALPFDNTITIRCEATGNPPPIYRWTKDGQDLILPNITTIRADHTDGTLMFHNKHFLQFQGIYRCLASNKLGTAMTGDIKIIVSTPPKFPKEALDPVVVEQGEPIILECNPPQGVPPRQIYWMSIGLRHIEQDERVSMGTNGNLYFSYALHKDSREDYCCFAAFHKIRTIVQKSAMAVVVKSYNDSSESGEASESGGPPVRAPSLLLPSGVQSAKVLLKGEDLQLECIPGGFPTPSVTWMKMGDSLSDRVKLSNFQKLLSIPSVDEKDQGKYMCTAENSAGKAVHYFDVIVREPPTWLAEPPPTQLTVITSDVHIKCSVRGRPPPDITWRRNGELFRDDPETNRRVLDDTLVIHNARPEDSGVYQCEASNSHGSILANVNVMVMNLAPFILTKDFQEYAVILGGDVVMNCSVFSSPPSSISWNKNGTDIEGGRVVGLENRQSLKIISTEKDDSGRYVCVAKNTEGTSSVTAVLDVKDPTKIVSPPQDVQIVSGTSTQLMCVAEYDKSLQDTFEVVWRKNGEEISLTPEENSRYIMEGDMLQIMNVNLDDQGMYTCVAKTSLDEDNASALITVLDVPDAPTRLKISEVKNPRNITLSWEPGSDHNSSVTEFVVEYEETQWEPGRWKELQKVPGNQATAEPALHGHLNYQFRVYAVNAVGPGPPSEPTERYKTPSAAPDRNPENIKIEGHLPHQMDVSWEPLRSIECNGPGLEYKLSYRKLGVEDMWEEQLVRRPSFVVRNTSTFVPYEIRVQSRNSLGWGPEPKTVTGYSGEDVVFWHCLRENVSVPTAAPRDIGVEVVNTTVLRVSWTPVPPATVRGHLGGYNVHWVKRKSLLNPGKTFNVHNYMSFPGKRSHAIVPGLEPFSEYKLTVNVFNKKGNGPRSDPVTFSTPEGVPGLVPILTASNSHADSVLLVWGPPLEANGVLSGYLLRYHLLNETSLEVIDSREMNITEADITQWHLRGLEGDSLYRFHLSACTRAGCGPPMAQESRTVAAADLNSFLSVPSSIPSNSTHPPLVPALLNISSYVSDTYAKISWTAAEEHGDSQLYVAYMNNRDGIWYFSEAVNTSQSFHVIDGLKPGTLYTVRLMAKKLLDNASIFEDVIETRVKGVANPSRDFSTERWFIGTMCAVALLTLVALVACFLRKNKGGKYAVKEKEDVNPDTESQEMNDDAFYEYSKPRIQELYQDQPGSQCSHHLMG, from the exons ATGAGGTTGATGGGCAGCCTGCTGTTGGTTCTGCTCTGGGCTTTCACCTCCAGGGCCACAGGCCTCAGCATTCCTCTGGAAG TGGAGCAGCCTCCAACCATAATAAGTCACACAACAAGTCCTGTTATTGCGCTTCCTTTCGACAACACCATTACTATCAGATGTGAAGCAACTGGGAACCCACCACCAAT ATACAGATGGACAAAGGATGGCCAAGACTTAATCTTGCCGAACATCACAACAATCAGAGCAGACCACACAGATGGAACTTTGATGTTTCACAACAAGCACTTCCTCCAGTTCCAGGGTATATACAGATGCTTAGCTTCCAACAAGTTAGGAACTGCCATGACGGGGGATATCAAGATCATAGTTTCAA CTCCTCCAAAGTTTCCAAAGGAAGCACTTGATCCAGTTGTTGTTGAGCAGGGGGAACCAATCATCCTGGAGTGTAACCCTCCACAAGGTGTCCCCCCTCGTCAGATCTACTGGATGAGCATTG GTCTCCGGCACATCGAGCAGGATGAGAGAGTTTCCATGGGAACCAATGGCAACCTGTACTTCTCCTATGCCTTACACAAAGACAGTCGTGAAGACTACTGTTGCTTTGCTGCCTTCCACAAAATTCGCACCATTGTCCAGAAAAGCGCCATGGCTGTCGTGGTTAAGAGCT ACAATGATTCCTCTGAAAGCGGCGAAGCGAGTGAGT CCGGAGGCCCCCCAGTGAGAGCACCTAGCCTGCTGCTGCCCTCTGGTGTCCAGTCAGCAAAGGTTTTGTTGAAAGGAGAAGATCTGCAGCTCGAGTGCATACCAGGAGGATT TCCCACTCCCAGCGTGACGTGGATGAAAATGGGCGACAGTCTGTCTGATCGGGTGAAACTGAGCAATTTCCAAAAGCTGCTTTCCATACCTTCTGTAGACGAGAAGGATCAGGGAAAATACATGTGCACAGCTGAAAACTCTGCTGGAAAGGCCGTCCACTACTTTGACGTAATAGTGCGAG AGCCGCCGACGTGGCTGGCGGAGCCTCCGCCGACCCAGCTGACTGTGATCACCTCCGACGTTCACATAAAGTGCTCGGTTAGAGGAAGACCACCGCCAGACATAACGTGGAGGAGGAATGGAGAACTATTTAGAG ACGACCCAGAGACCAACAGGCGAGTGCTTGATGATACTTTGGTGATTCATAATGCCAGACCAGAGGACAGCGGCGTCTACCAGTGCGAGGCCTCCAACAGTCATGGCAGCATTCTGGCCAACGTCAACGTCATGGTCATGA ACTTGGCTCCTTTCATACTGACGAAGGACTTCCAAGAGTACGCTGTGATCCTGGGAGGGGACGTCGTCATGAACTGCAGCGTTTTCAGCTCTCCACCATCCAGCATCTCTTG GAACAAAAATGGGACAGACATCGAAGGGGGACGGGTTGTTGGCCTGGAAAACAGACAATCATTGAAAATAATCAGCACAGAAAAGGATGACAGTGGGAGATATGTTTGCGTGGCCAAAAACACCGAGGGCACGTCATCCGTCACTGCTGTCCTGGATGTGAAAG ATCCCACAAAAATAGTAAGCCCCCCTCAGGATGTGCAGATCGTCAGTGGCACCTCGACTCAGTTGATGTGCGTGGCGGAGTATGATAAGAGTCTGCAGGACACTTTTGAGGTGGTGTGGAGGAAGAATGGGGAAGAGATATCACTCACCCCTGAGGAAAATTCCAG ATACATAATGGAAGGCGACATGCTGCAGATCATGAACGTGAACCTGGATGACCAGGGAATGTATACATGCGTTGCTAAAACAAGTCTAGATGAGGACAATGCTTCTGCGCTAATAACAGTGCTGG atgttcctgatgcTCCAACGAGATTAAAGATATCTGAAGTTAAGAATCCAAGAAACATTACACTGTCTTGGGAACCAGGGAGTGATCACAACAGCTCTGTAACAG AATTTGTAGTGGAGTATGAGGAGACTCAATGGGAGCCCGGCAGGTGGAAGGAGCTCCAGAAAGTTCCTGGTAACCAGGCAACAGCTGAGCCGGCGCTCCACGGACACCTTAACTATCAGTTTAGAGTTTACGCCGTTAACGCCGTCGGACCTGGACCCCCCAGTGAGCCAACTGAGAGATACAAAACACCTTCTGCTG CACCTGACAGAAACCcagaaaacatcaaaattgaAGGACATCTTCCTCATCAGATGGATGTAAGCTGGGAG CCACTGCGGTCCATTGAATGCAACGGACCGGGCCTTGAATACAAGTTGAGCTACCGCAAACTGGGGGTGGAAGACATGTGGGAGGAGCAGCTTGTGAGAAGACCCTCGTTTGTTGTGAGGAACACAAGCACTTTTGTCCCCTACGAGATCAGAGTTCAGAGCAGGAACAGCCTCGGGTGGGGTCCAGAACCTAAAACTGTTACAGGTTACTCTGGTGAAGATG TTGTCTTTTGGCACTGTCTGCGGGAAAATGTGTCAG TTCCCACTGCGGCACCGCGGGACATAGGAGTGGAGGTGGTCAACACCACAGTTCTGAGAGTTAGCTGGACCCCGGTTCCTCCTGCCACTGTGCGAGGTCATCTCGGTGGCTATAAT GTTCACTGGGTAAAAAGGAAAAGTCTTCTGAATCCAGGGAAGACTTTTAATGTCCACAATTACATGTCTTTTCCCGGAAAAAGGAGTCACGCTATTGTGCCAGGGCTTGAACCTTTCTCAGAGTACAAACTCACCGTCAACGTGTTTAACAAGAAAGGAAATGGGCCCAGGAGCGATCCTGTCACCTTCAGCACCCCAGAGGGAG TTCCAGGGTTAGTGCCTATCCTAACCGCCTCCAACAGTCATGCTGACTCCGTTCTTCTGGTATGGGGACCACCGCTGGAGGCAAATGGCGTCCTGTCCGGTTATCTCCTGCGGTACCACCTCC TAAATGAGACTTCACTTGAGGTGATTGATTCCCGGGAGATGAACATCACGGAGGCTGACATCACCCAGTGGCACCTTAGGGGACTGGAGGGAGACAGTCTCTACCGCTTTCACCTCAGTGCCTGCACTCGAGCGGGTTGTGGACCTCCAATGGCCCAGGAGAGCAGGACTGTAGCGGCAGCAG ACCTCAACAGCTTTCTATCTGTTCCCAGCTCTATCCCGAGCAATTCTACTCATCCTCCTTTAG TTCCAGCCCTGTTGAACATAAGCTCCTATGTGAGTGACACCTATGCCAAAATCAGCTGGACTGCCGCAGAGGAGCATGGGGACTCGCAGCTTTATGTGGCTTATATGAATAACC GTGATGGTATCTGGTACTtctcagaggctgtaaacacCTCTCAGAGTTTCCACGTAATTGATGGGCTCAAACCCGGGACGCTGTACACCGTACGCCTCATGGCCAAGAAACTACTTGATAATGCTAGCATATTTGAGGACGTTATCGAGACACGAGTCAAAG GTGTGGCAAATCCATCAAGAGACTTTTCAACTGAGCGCTGGTTCATTGGGACCATGTGTGCTGTGGCACTGCTCACCCTTGTTGCACTCGTGGCCTGCTTTCTACGGAAAAACAAAGGTGGCAAATATGCAG TGAAAGAGAAGGAGGATGTCAACCCTGACACCGAGTCACAAGAAATGAATGACGACGCCTTCTATGAATACAG CAAGCCACGCATTCAGGAGCTTTACCAGGATCAGCCTGGAAGCCAGTGTTCTCATCATTTAATGGGATAG
- the LOC133457303 gene encoding neural cell adhesion molecule L1-like protein isoform X10: MRLMGSLLLVLLWAFTSRATGLSIPLEVEQPPTIISHTTSPVIALPFDNTITIRCEATGNPPPIYRWTKDGQDLILPNITTIRADHTDGTLMFHNKHFLQFQGIYRCLASNKLGTAMTGDIKIIVSTPPKFPKEALDPVVVEQGEPIILECNPPQGVPPRQIYWMSIGLRHIEQDERVSMGTNGNLYFSYALHKDSREDYCCFAAFHKIRTIVQKSAMAVVVKSYNDSSESGEASESGGPPVRAPSLLLPSGVQSAKVLLKGEDLQLECIPGGFPTPSVTWMKMGDSLSDRVKLSNFQKLLSIPSVDEKDQGKYMCTAENSAGKAVHYFDVIVREPPTWLAEPPPTQLTVITSDVHIKCSVRGRPPPDITWRRNGELFRDDPETNRRVLDDTLVIHNARPEDSGVYQCEASNSHGSILANVNVMVMNLAPFILTKDFQEYAVILGGDVVMNCSVFSSPPSSISWNKNGTDIEGGRVVGLENRQSLKIISTEKDDSGRYVCVAKNTEGTSSVTAVLDVKDPTKIVSPPQDVQIVSGTSTQLMCVAEYDKSLQDTFEVVWRKNGEEISLTPEENSRYIMEGDMLQIMNVNLDDQGMYTCVAKTSLDEDNASALITVLDVPDAPTRLKISEVKNPRNITLSWEPGSDHNSSVTEFVVEYEETQWEPGRWKELQKVPGNQATAEPALHGHLNYQFRVYAVNAVGPGPPSEPTERYKTPSAAPDRNPENIKIEGHLPHQMDVSWEPLRSIECNGPGLEYKLSYRKLGVEDMWEEQLVRRPSFVVRNTSTFVPYEIRVQSRNSLGWGPEPKTVTGYSGEDVVFWHCLRENVSVPTAAPRDIGVEVVNTTVLRVSWTPVPPATVRGHLGGYNVHWVKRKSLLNPGKTFNVHNYMSFPGKRSHAIVPGLEPFSEYKLTVNVFNKKGNGPRSDPVTFSTPEGVPGLVPILTASNSHADSVLLVWGPPLEANGVLSGYLLRYHLLNETSLEVIDSREMNITEADITQWHLRGLEGDSLYRFHLSACTRAGCGPPMAQESRTVAAAGVANPSRDFSTERWFIGTMCAVALLTLVALVACFLRKNKGGKYAGTLPPQQLDMFSMEKVKEKEDVNPDTESQEMNDDAFYEYSDSDKKPLRGSSSCSGDDAVGDSVSRDSLVDYADEGGDFNEDGSFIGEYSEFKHRGSVSESSGPGRITA, encoded by the exons ATGAGGTTGATGGGCAGCCTGCTGTTGGTTCTGCTCTGGGCTTTCACCTCCAGGGCCACAGGCCTCAGCATTCCTCTGGAAG TGGAGCAGCCTCCAACCATAATAAGTCACACAACAAGTCCTGTTATTGCGCTTCCTTTCGACAACACCATTACTATCAGATGTGAAGCAACTGGGAACCCACCACCAAT ATACAGATGGACAAAGGATGGCCAAGACTTAATCTTGCCGAACATCACAACAATCAGAGCAGACCACACAGATGGAACTTTGATGTTTCACAACAAGCACTTCCTCCAGTTCCAGGGTATATACAGATGCTTAGCTTCCAACAAGTTAGGAACTGCCATGACGGGGGATATCAAGATCATAGTTTCAA CTCCTCCAAAGTTTCCAAAGGAAGCACTTGATCCAGTTGTTGTTGAGCAGGGGGAACCAATCATCCTGGAGTGTAACCCTCCACAAGGTGTCCCCCCTCGTCAGATCTACTGGATGAGCATTG GTCTCCGGCACATCGAGCAGGATGAGAGAGTTTCCATGGGAACCAATGGCAACCTGTACTTCTCCTATGCCTTACACAAAGACAGTCGTGAAGACTACTGTTGCTTTGCTGCCTTCCACAAAATTCGCACCATTGTCCAGAAAAGCGCCATGGCTGTCGTGGTTAAGAGCT ACAATGATTCCTCTGAAAGCGGCGAAGCGAGTGAGT CCGGAGGCCCCCCAGTGAGAGCACCTAGCCTGCTGCTGCCCTCTGGTGTCCAGTCAGCAAAGGTTTTGTTGAAAGGAGAAGATCTGCAGCTCGAGTGCATACCAGGAGGATT TCCCACTCCCAGCGTGACGTGGATGAAAATGGGCGACAGTCTGTCTGATCGGGTGAAACTGAGCAATTTCCAAAAGCTGCTTTCCATACCTTCTGTAGACGAGAAGGATCAGGGAAAATACATGTGCACAGCTGAAAACTCTGCTGGAAAGGCCGTCCACTACTTTGACGTAATAGTGCGAG AGCCGCCGACGTGGCTGGCGGAGCCTCCGCCGACCCAGCTGACTGTGATCACCTCCGACGTTCACATAAAGTGCTCGGTTAGAGGAAGACCACCGCCAGACATAACGTGGAGGAGGAATGGAGAACTATTTAGAG ACGACCCAGAGACCAACAGGCGAGTGCTTGATGATACTTTGGTGATTCATAATGCCAGACCAGAGGACAGCGGCGTCTACCAGTGCGAGGCCTCCAACAGTCATGGCAGCATTCTGGCCAACGTCAACGTCATGGTCATGA ACTTGGCTCCTTTCATACTGACGAAGGACTTCCAAGAGTACGCTGTGATCCTGGGAGGGGACGTCGTCATGAACTGCAGCGTTTTCAGCTCTCCACCATCCAGCATCTCTTG GAACAAAAATGGGACAGACATCGAAGGGGGACGGGTTGTTGGCCTGGAAAACAGACAATCATTGAAAATAATCAGCACAGAAAAGGATGACAGTGGGAGATATGTTTGCGTGGCCAAAAACACCGAGGGCACGTCATCCGTCACTGCTGTCCTGGATGTGAAAG ATCCCACAAAAATAGTAAGCCCCCCTCAGGATGTGCAGATCGTCAGTGGCACCTCGACTCAGTTGATGTGCGTGGCGGAGTATGATAAGAGTCTGCAGGACACTTTTGAGGTGGTGTGGAGGAAGAATGGGGAAGAGATATCACTCACCCCTGAGGAAAATTCCAG ATACATAATGGAAGGCGACATGCTGCAGATCATGAACGTGAACCTGGATGACCAGGGAATGTATACATGCGTTGCTAAAACAAGTCTAGATGAGGACAATGCTTCTGCGCTAATAACAGTGCTGG atgttcctgatgcTCCAACGAGATTAAAGATATCTGAAGTTAAGAATCCAAGAAACATTACACTGTCTTGGGAACCAGGGAGTGATCACAACAGCTCTGTAACAG AATTTGTAGTGGAGTATGAGGAGACTCAATGGGAGCCCGGCAGGTGGAAGGAGCTCCAGAAAGTTCCTGGTAACCAGGCAACAGCTGAGCCGGCGCTCCACGGACACCTTAACTATCAGTTTAGAGTTTACGCCGTTAACGCCGTCGGACCTGGACCCCCCAGTGAGCCAACTGAGAGATACAAAACACCTTCTGCTG CACCTGACAGAAACCcagaaaacatcaaaattgaAGGACATCTTCCTCATCAGATGGATGTAAGCTGGGAG CCACTGCGGTCCATTGAATGCAACGGACCGGGCCTTGAATACAAGTTGAGCTACCGCAAACTGGGGGTGGAAGACATGTGGGAGGAGCAGCTTGTGAGAAGACCCTCGTTTGTTGTGAGGAACACAAGCACTTTTGTCCCCTACGAGATCAGAGTTCAGAGCAGGAACAGCCTCGGGTGGGGTCCAGAACCTAAAACTGTTACAGGTTACTCTGGTGAAGATG TTGTCTTTTGGCACTGTCTGCGGGAAAATGTGTCAG TTCCCACTGCGGCACCGCGGGACATAGGAGTGGAGGTGGTCAACACCACAGTTCTGAGAGTTAGCTGGACCCCGGTTCCTCCTGCCACTGTGCGAGGTCATCTCGGTGGCTATAAT GTTCACTGGGTAAAAAGGAAAAGTCTTCTGAATCCAGGGAAGACTTTTAATGTCCACAATTACATGTCTTTTCCCGGAAAAAGGAGTCACGCTATTGTGCCAGGGCTTGAACCTTTCTCAGAGTACAAACTCACCGTCAACGTGTTTAACAAGAAAGGAAATGGGCCCAGGAGCGATCCTGTCACCTTCAGCACCCCAGAGGGAG TTCCAGGGTTAGTGCCTATCCTAACCGCCTCCAACAGTCATGCTGACTCCGTTCTTCTGGTATGGGGACCACCGCTGGAGGCAAATGGCGTCCTGTCCGGTTATCTCCTGCGGTACCACCTCC TAAATGAGACTTCACTTGAGGTGATTGATTCCCGGGAGATGAACATCACGGAGGCTGACATCACCCAGTGGCACCTTAGGGGACTGGAGGGAGACAGTCTCTACCGCTTTCACCTCAGTGCCTGCACTCGAGCGGGTTGTGGACCTCCAATGGCCCAGGAGAGCAGGACTGTAGCGGCAGCAG GTGTGGCAAATCCATCAAGAGACTTTTCAACTGAGCGCTGGTTCATTGGGACCATGTGTGCTGTGGCACTGCTCACCCTTGTTGCACTCGTGGCCTGCTTTCTACGGAAAAACAAAGGTGGCAAATATGCAGGTACGCTGCCACCCCAGCAACTAGACATGTTCTCCATGGAAAAAG TGAAAGAGAAGGAGGATGTCAACCCTGACACCGAGTCACAAGAAATGAATGACGACGCCTTCTATGAATACAG TGACAGCGATAAAAAGCCACTGAGGGGCAGCAGCTCGTGTTCAGGAGATGACGCCGTCGGGGACAGCGTCAGCAGAGACAGTCTGGTTGACTATGCAGACGAAGGAGGAGACTTCAATGAGGACGGGTCATTTATCGGAGAATATTCTGAATTTAAGCACAGGGGCTCGGTTAGTGAATCCAGTGGACCTGGCCGCATCACTGCATGA